The proteins below are encoded in one region of Sulfitobacter sp. SK012:
- a CDS encoding group III truncated hemoglobin, whose amino-acid sequence MSIPPRIPVTVDQIQKVVAQFYAQVRVDPVLGPVFAAHVTDWPPHEAKIELVWRNALLLERCYNGNPMQVHAAAGNVKSDHFAVWLSLFDAVLEKELPPPLAQAWSALAHRIGRGLSYRLPSSCAKHKIPDLSSI is encoded by the coding sequence TTGAGCATTCCGCCGCGCATTCCGGTCACTGTGGACCAAATTCAAAAAGTCGTGGCACAATTTTACGCCCAAGTACGTGTTGACCCAGTGCTTGGGCCCGTCTTTGCAGCGCATGTGACAGACTGGCCGCCACACGAGGCAAAGATCGAACTTGTCTGGCGAAATGCGCTTCTGCTAGAGCGGTGTTACAACGGTAATCCGATGCAAGTTCATGCCGCTGCGGGCAACGTCAAAAGCGATCACTTTGCGGTTTGGCTTTCGCTGTTCGATGCGGTCCTTGAAAAAGAACTACCACCGCCCCTCGCCCAAGCATGGTCAGCGCTGGCCCATAGGATTGGGCGCGGCCTGAGCTACCGCCTCCCTTCGTCATGCGCTAAACATAAAATACCTGATCTAAGCTCGATTTAG